The following are encoded in a window of Kitasatospora sp. NBC_01250 genomic DNA:
- a CDS encoding phenylacetate--CoA ligase family protein — translation MTDARPSEPADLIAFARAHSPFYRDLYAHLPAGVADLRSLPLIDHTAFWEAHTVADSKLLTGPHTDGIVFKTGGTTGMPRISFYTRPEWRAMARRFSAGLTAAGVEPGDRVANLFYAGELYSSFVFTLNLFQEAPVATVQLPIGGAATPEQVVATMRDFSATVIAALPTSLSRLAREVVDTVGSMPLIRLALFSGEAFHDDQLPLIKQAFPHITVRSIGYASVDAGVLAAPVAGEFDNRVHQVLTPEKVVELLDPVTGEPIEEPGRAGRVVATDLVRRLTPMIRYPVGDLAEWVDFPSRTFRLLGRAEEGARVGPVSIFLEDLRALVTDTDAEGRIGGLQVVVRHFDGRDQMTLRLADSTPQATGRDTLEAAIIEQLDVRRPLFTDQVARGAIHPLAVEWVGPTGLTVNPRSGKAIRLLDERLDERLNKRLG, via the coding sequence ATGACTGACGCTCGGCCCAGCGAACCCGCGGACCTCATAGCCTTCGCCCGCGCGCACTCGCCCTTCTACCGCGACCTCTACGCGCACCTGCCCGCGGGCGTCGCCGATCTCCGCTCCCTCCCGCTCATCGACCACACCGCGTTCTGGGAGGCCCACACGGTCGCGGACAGCAAGCTGCTGACCGGGCCGCACACCGACGGGATCGTGTTCAAGACCGGTGGCACCACCGGGATGCCGCGGATCTCGTTCTACACGCGGCCCGAGTGGCGGGCGATGGCCCGCCGGTTCAGTGCCGGGCTGACGGCCGCCGGGGTGGAGCCCGGGGACCGGGTGGCGAATCTGTTCTACGCCGGGGAGCTGTACTCCAGCTTCGTCTTCACCCTCAACCTGTTCCAGGAGGCGCCGGTCGCAACCGTGCAGCTGCCGATCGGCGGGGCGGCCACGCCCGAGCAGGTGGTGGCGACGATGCGGGACTTCTCCGCCACCGTGATCGCCGCGCTGCCGACCTCGCTCTCCCGGCTGGCGCGCGAGGTGGTGGACACGGTGGGCAGCATGCCGCTGATCCGGCTCGCGCTGTTCAGCGGCGAGGCGTTCCATGATGACCAACTCCCGCTGATCAAGCAGGCGTTCCCCCATATCACGGTCCGTTCCATCGGCTATGCGAGCGTGGACGCCGGGGTGCTGGCGGCACCCGTCGCCGGGGAGTTCGACAACCGGGTGCACCAAGTGCTCACCCCCGAGAAGGTGGTGGAGCTGCTGGATCCGGTGACCGGTGAGCCGATCGAGGAGCCGGGGCGGGCGGGCCGGGTGGTGGCCACCGACCTGGTGCGGCGGCTGACGCCGATGATCCGCTACCCGGTGGGCGACCTGGCCGAGTGGGTGGACTTTCCCAGCCGCACCTTCCGCCTGCTGGGGCGGGCCGAGGAGGGAGCCCGGGTCGGGCCGGTGAGCATCTTCCTGGAGGACCTGCGGGCGCTGGTGACCGACACCGATGCCGAGGGCCGGATCGGCGGCCTCCAGGTGGTGGTGCGCCACTTCGACGGGCGCGACCAGATGACCCTGCGCCTGGCCGACAGCACCCCCCAGGCCACCGGACGGGACACGCTGGAGGCCGCCATCATCGAGCAACTGGACGTGCGCAGGCCGCTCTTCACCGACCAGGTGGCGCGCGGGGCGATCCACCCGCTGGCCGTGGAGTGGGTCGGCCCGACCGGCCTGACCGTCAACCCGCGCAGCGGCAAGGCGATCCGGCTGCTGGACGAGCGGCTGGACGAGCGGCTGAACAAGCGGCTGGGCTGA
- a CDS encoding acyl-CoA reductase — protein sequence MTTAPHTSCEDRPHYWQGEFLDDAEAGRRLEELEAHVRSVLAEPRLSPLTVLAACDLLATALRDPASAQTKLLAEELAGAGVDAAEVVRTLGDVAGALDREALETKLMRELGGTDPGRLARFDFRREIFEGWLPVGLLVHVTPGNAPAAGALSVIEGLLAGNINAAKTSGDSRFTQQLLAQLAALDPSGAIARRVIVLAFPSSRTDWLARLCACADAVAAWGGEEALAGVGKLVPAGCRLVDWGPKLSFAYLTEERWADPATLRGIAADICRLDQQACSSPQLVYLDTEDEAQVLAFAERFAAVLAEAVGELTVRERDPLESAEISNTVLVTGLEEHLGLTRVHADPDGNWHVLADLRSALRASPLHRTVWVKPLPRTRIVEVLRPMRRYLQTVGLGAGRADTAVLAGLVLTAGAQRVTVPGGMLDSYNGEPHDGVYALQRYSRRVDVQLDGRFGSDACLDDLVGVRELPLPQVPVTVKSEFERLQGDGRRAEVFFRSGGSSGAPKLSAFAWDDYHEHMRSGAEGLLAAGFDPRTDRSMNLFFNGQLAGGFLSFYSVLETLQAVQFPMVAQPDHAMVADAIVEHRVDTLFGMPNYLLRVFTEGADALRAYRGVRKVFFGGEHFSKGQQDWLREEFGVELIRSAAYGSVDAGPLGYQCAQAGDRVHHLFSGVQTLEILDRTEDRPAAPGEAGRLVFTAHTRRGQRLDRYEVGDLGRWIEGDCPCGRRTPRFELLGRFGDIFRAGGHFLNYRRFVAIAEETLDHVGAVQVVVEEGAGSAGTALTVLLGDFDAGGRDAARLAEAFLAEYPQLAVDVVHDRVVELHVKAAPAAALARTESSGKLREVVDLRVG from the coding sequence GTGACCACCGCACCGCACACCTCTTGCGAGGACCGACCGCACTACTGGCAGGGCGAGTTCCTCGACGACGCCGAGGCCGGGCGACGGCTGGAGGAGCTGGAGGCCCACGTCCGCTCGGTGCTCGCCGAGCCCCGGCTCAGCCCGCTGACCGTGCTGGCCGCCTGCGACCTGCTCGCCACCGCGCTGCGCGACCCCGCGAGCGCACAGACCAAGTTGCTGGCCGAGGAGTTGGCCGGCGCCGGGGTCGACGCGGCCGAGGTGGTCCGCACCCTGGGCGACGTCGCCGGCGCACTCGACCGGGAGGCGCTGGAGACCAAGCTGATGCGCGAGCTCGGCGGCACCGACCCGGGCCGGCTGGCCCGCTTCGACTTCCGCCGGGAGATCTTCGAGGGCTGGCTGCCGGTCGGCCTGCTGGTGCACGTCACGCCGGGCAACGCGCCCGCCGCCGGCGCGCTCAGCGTGATCGAGGGCCTGCTCGCCGGGAACATCAACGCGGCCAAGACCAGCGGCGATTCACGCTTCACCCAGCAGCTGCTGGCACAGCTCGCGGCGCTCGACCCGAGCGGCGCGATCGCCCGCCGGGTGATCGTGCTGGCCTTCCCCTCCAGCCGCACCGACTGGCTGGCCCGGCTCTGCGCCTGCGCCGACGCGGTGGCCGCCTGGGGCGGCGAGGAGGCGCTGGCCGGGGTGGGCAAGCTGGTGCCGGCCGGCTGCCGACTGGTCGACTGGGGCCCGAAGCTCTCCTTCGCCTACCTCACCGAGGAGCGCTGGGCGGACCCGGCCACGCTGCGCGGCATCGCCGCCGACATCTGCCGGCTCGACCAGCAGGCTTGCTCCAGCCCGCAGTTGGTCTACCTGGACACCGAGGACGAGGCGCAGGTGCTCGCCTTCGCCGAGCGCTTCGCCGCCGTCCTGGCCGAGGCGGTGGGCGAGTTGACCGTGCGCGAGCGCGATCCGCTGGAGAGCGCCGAGATCAGCAACACCGTGCTGGTGACCGGCCTGGAGGAGCACCTGGGCCTGACCCGGGTGCACGCCGACCCCGACGGCAACTGGCACGTGCTGGCCGACCTGCGCAGCGCGCTGCGCGCCTCCCCGCTGCACCGCACCGTCTGGGTCAAGCCGCTGCCGCGCACCCGGATCGTGGAGGTGCTGCGCCCGATGCGCCGCTACCTGCAGACGGTGGGACTCGGTGCCGGCCGGGCCGACACCGCCGTGCTGGCCGGCCTGGTGCTGACCGCCGGCGCCCAGCGGGTCACCGTCCCCGGCGGCATGCTCGACAGCTACAACGGCGAGCCGCACGACGGCGTCTACGCGCTGCAGCGCTACAGCCGCCGGGTGGACGTCCAGCTGGACGGGCGCTTCGGCTCGGACGCCTGCCTGGACGACCTGGTGGGCGTGCGTGAACTGCCGTTGCCGCAGGTGCCGGTGACGGTGAAGAGCGAGTTCGAGCGGCTGCAGGGCGACGGCCGGCGGGCCGAGGTCTTCTTCCGCAGCGGCGGCAGCTCGGGGGCTCCCAAGCTCTCCGCCTTCGCCTGGGACGACTACCACGAGCACATGCGCTCGGGCGCCGAGGGCCTGCTGGCGGCGGGCTTCGACCCGCGCACCGACCGCTCGATGAACCTCTTCTTCAACGGGCAGCTGGCGGGCGGGTTCCTCAGCTTCTACTCGGTGCTGGAGACCCTGCAGGCCGTGCAGTTCCCGATGGTCGCCCAGCCGGACCATGCGATGGTGGCCGATGCGATCGTCGAGCACCGGGTGGACACCCTGTTCGGCATGCCGAACTACCTGCTGCGGGTCTTCACCGAAGGGGCGGACGCGCTGCGCGCCTATCGGGGTGTGCGGAAGGTCTTCTTCGGCGGCGAGCACTTCTCGAAGGGCCAACAGGACTGGCTGCGCGAGGAGTTCGGTGTCGAGCTGATCCGCTCGGCGGCCTACGGCAGCGTGGACGCCGGACCGCTCGGCTACCAGTGCGCGCAGGCCGGCGACCGGGTGCACCACCTGTTCAGCGGCGTGCAGACGCTGGAGATCCTGGACCGCACCGAGGACCGCCCGGCGGCCCCCGGTGAGGCCGGGCGCCTGGTCTTCACCGCGCACACCCGGCGCGGCCAGCGGCTGGACCGCTACGAGGTCGGCGACCTCGGCCGCTGGATCGAGGGCGACTGCCCCTGCGGGCGGCGCACCCCGCGCTTCGAACTGCTCGGCCGCTTCGGCGACATCTTCCGGGCCGGCGGGCACTTCCTCAACTACCGCCGCTTCGTGGCGATCGCGGAGGAGACCCTGGACCACGTGGGCGCGGTCCAGGTGGTGGTGGAGGAGGGCGCCGGGTCGGCCGGCACCGCGCTGACCGTCCTGCTGGGCGACTTCGACGCCGGTGGCCGCGACGCCGCGCGGCTGGCCGAGGCCTTCCTGGCGGAGTACCCGCAACTCGCGGTCGACGTCGTCCACGACCGCGTGGTCGAGCTGCACGTCAAGGCGGCGCCGGCGGCCGCCTTGGCCCGCACCGAGTCGAGCGGAAAGCTCCGTGAGGTGGTCGACCTGCGGGTCGGCTGA
- a CDS encoding LuxE/PaaK family acyltransferase → MSTTIPVDLASRYLEPVQVPDPSALGHVQQLFDVAEPYLAGPELDELFAQAMNESNAWHAARSPFFGRLWASSAAADQPLKSAADLARLPFVHANFFKAHEVVSIPEDDVRIHLTSSGTTGQKSQMFFDDWTLRNGQRIVARIFDSYGWLGSDEPVNYLLSNYQPRPGLNLGTSFTDEYLAHFAPVRSAEYALKHTGSGHEFDPFGCVRALLRFAEEGAPVRILGFPAFLSFTLDRMRELGLPPVTLDPRSLVVFGGGWKGNADKQVTKPELYRRIHEQLGIPDERIRDGFGAVEHSVLYMECANHHLHVPTWSRMLVRDVRTLQPLGHGQRGYAQFISPYITSVPAQSVLMADMVSQHAPEECGCGLPTPWFTVHGRAALSRNRSCAIAAAELLKGNS, encoded by the coding sequence GTGAGTACGACCATCCCGGTGGACCTGGCGAGCCGCTACCTCGAACCGGTCCAGGTCCCGGACCCGTCCGCGCTCGGGCACGTCCAGCAGCTCTTCGACGTCGCCGAGCCCTACCTGGCCGGCCCCGAGCTCGACGAGCTGTTCGCCCAGGCGATGAACGAGTCGAACGCCTGGCACGCCGCCCGCTCGCCGTTCTTCGGCAGACTGTGGGCGTCCAGCGCGGCTGCCGACCAGCCGCTGAAGTCGGCCGCCGACCTGGCCCGACTGCCCTTCGTGCACGCCAACTTCTTCAAGGCGCACGAGGTGGTGTCGATACCCGAGGACGACGTCAGGATCCACCTGACCTCCTCGGGCACCACCGGGCAGAAGTCGCAGATGTTCTTCGACGACTGGACGCTGCGCAACGGGCAGCGGATCGTCGCCCGGATCTTCGACTCCTACGGCTGGCTGGGCTCGGACGAGCCGGTCAACTACCTGCTCTCCAACTACCAGCCGCGCCCCGGGCTGAACCTGGGAACCTCGTTCACCGACGAGTACCTGGCCCACTTCGCGCCGGTCCGCTCGGCCGAGTACGCGCTCAAGCACACTGGCAGCGGCCACGAGTTCGACCCGTTCGGCTGCGTGCGGGCGCTGCTGCGGTTCGCCGAGGAGGGCGCCCCGGTGCGCATCCTCGGGTTCCCTGCCTTCCTCTCCTTCACCCTGGACCGGATGCGCGAACTCGGCCTGCCGCCGGTCACCTTGGACCCGCGCTCGCTGGTGGTCTTCGGCGGCGGCTGGAAGGGCAACGCCGACAAGCAGGTCACCAAGCCGGAGCTGTACCGGCGCATCCACGAGCAGTTGGGCATCCCGGACGAGCGGATCAGGGACGGCTTCGGCGCGGTCGAGCACTCGGTGCTCTACATGGAGTGCGCCAACCACCACCTGCACGTGCCCACCTGGTCGCGGATGCTGGTGCGCGACGTGCGCACCCTGCAGCCGCTGGGCCACGGGCAGCGCGGCTACGCCCAGTTCATCTCGCCCTACATCACCTCGGTGCCCGCACAGTCGGTCCTGATGGCCGACATGGTCTCGCAGCACGCCCCCGAGGAGTGCGGCTGCGGCCTGCCCACACCCTGGTTCACCGTGCACGGGCGGGCCGCGCTCAGCCGGAACCGCAGCTGCGCCATCGCCGCCGCCGAACTGCTCAAGGGGAACTCGTGA
- a CDS encoding GNAT family N-acetyltransferase codes for MALYRHVYGSGYALPIGTDPAVMAREIAAPNTTWLAAREPDTGRIVGTIIGTLDPGERLGKLQGLVIHPDARGTGLAHQAVRQLADALLTGDGTRQPADSVYATARTNSTAPQRVCLGAGFRALGIFPNLRKADEHETMVLLAKHRPGVLERRLPVERVPAGLADLVRALHQAVGLSEQPLPAIDDEPLPRRQRRSVGVEMEFVDAPQFVARRTTEVMPDPEQRFYPFHTPNVMLSSADGAHEVYAQLNRSDGYCALIGTAGGDLATLAPVFETLIARLAEGGASHIEALLPLDRYQDLRLLLAYGFLPAAAYPAMRRQGEGFRDYVVMTRSLQPLDFRGLSIDAAFQPFTEQYTELWKQQYLNTHEVFQ; via the coding sequence TTGGCGCTCTATCGACACGTCTACGGCAGCGGGTACGCGCTGCCGATCGGCACCGATCCCGCCGTGATGGCACGGGAGATCGCGGCCCCGAACACCACCTGGCTGGCCGCCCGGGAGCCGGACACCGGCCGGATCGTCGGGACCATCATCGGCACCCTCGACCCCGGTGAGCGGCTCGGCAAGCTCCAGGGCCTGGTGATCCACCCCGACGCCCGCGGCACCGGACTGGCGCACCAGGCGGTGCGCCAGCTCGCCGACGCCCTGCTGACCGGCGACGGCACCCGGCAGCCCGCCGACTCGGTCTACGCCACCGCGCGCACCAACTCCACCGCGCCGCAACGCGTCTGCCTGGGCGCCGGGTTCCGCGCGCTGGGCATCTTCCCCAACCTGCGCAAGGCGGACGAGCACGAGACCATGGTGCTGCTCGCCAAGCACCGTCCGGGCGTGCTGGAGCGGCGCCTGCCGGTGGAACGGGTGCCGGCAGGGCTGGCCGACCTGGTCCGGGCGCTGCACCAGGCGGTCGGCCTGTCCGAGCAGCCGCTGCCCGCGATCGACGACGAGCCGCTGCCGCGGCGCCAACGCCGTTCCGTCGGCGTCGAGATGGAGTTCGTCGACGCGCCGCAGTTCGTGGCCCGGCGCACCACCGAGGTGATGCCCGACCCGGAACAGCGCTTCTACCCCTTCCACACCCCGAACGTCATGCTCTCCTCCGCGGACGGCGCCCACGAGGTCTACGCCCAGCTGAACCGCTCGGACGGCTACTGCGCGCTGATCGGCACCGCCGGCGGCGACCTGGCCACGCTCGCCCCGGTCTTCGAGACCCTGATCGCCCGGCTGGCCGAGGGCGGCGCCTCGCACATCGAGGCGCTGCTGCCGCTGGACCGTTACCAGGACCTGCGGCTGCTGCTCGCGTACGGCTTCCTGCCGGCCGCCGCCTATCCGGCGATGCGCCGCCAGGGCGAGGGGTTCCGCGACTACGTGGTGATGACCCGCAGCCTGCAGCCGCTCGACTTCCGCGGCCTGTCCATCGACGCGGCCTTCCAGCCGTTCACCGAGCAGTACACCGAGCTGTGGAAGCAGCAGTACCTCAACACGCACGAGGTGTTCCAGTGA
- a CDS encoding class I SAM-dependent methyltransferase codes for MNRDHKHGHDQGHSQGGGHGHSHGHPHDDDFDWDAMADLLVLEGEAHGPYVQQAIAELQRLTVRGDRGPGRILDIGSGPGVAACRLAAAFPAAEVTAVDGSEQLLARAEQRAARLGVKLRTRRAEFPAGLADLAEPGAADLIWSGQVVHHVGDQQGALEALAGLLAPGGVLAVVEGGLPTRGLPRDLGFGRPDLFARLDAAMVERFARMRAELPGSVAVVEDWPGMLRAAGLTEVRSRTFLVEHPAPLAEGPRQWLRGNLERSRQTLGDQLDAEDLATLDRLLDPADPAGIDQRADAYLLLAKTVHFGRRTGA; via the coding sequence ATGAACCGCGACCACAAGCACGGCCACGACCAGGGCCACAGCCAGGGCGGTGGCCACGGCCACAGCCACGGTCACCCGCACGACGACGACTTCGACTGGGACGCGATGGCCGACCTGCTGGTGCTGGAGGGCGAGGCACACGGCCCGTACGTGCAGCAGGCCATCGCCGAGTTGCAGCGGCTGACGGTGCGTGGCGACCGGGGACCGGGCCGGATCCTGGACATCGGCAGCGGCCCCGGCGTCGCCGCCTGCCGACTGGCGGCGGCCTTCCCGGCGGCCGAGGTCACCGCCGTGGACGGCAGCGAGCAGCTGCTGGCCCGCGCCGAGCAGCGGGCCGCGCGGCTCGGGGTGAAGCTGCGCACCCGCCGGGCCGAGTTCCCCGCAGGGCTGGCCGACCTGGCCGAGCCGGGCGCGGCGGACCTCATCTGGTCCGGCCAGGTGGTGCACCACGTCGGCGATCAGCAGGGCGCCCTGGAGGCACTGGCCGGGCTGCTGGCGCCCGGTGGAGTGCTGGCCGTCGTCGAGGGCGGCCTGCCGACCCGCGGCCTGCCCCGTGACCTCGGCTTCGGGCGCCCCGACCTGTTCGCCCGGCTGGATGCGGCGATGGTCGAGCGGTTCGCCCGGATGCGTGCCGAACTGCCGGGCTCGGTCGCCGTGGTGGAGGACTGGCCCGGGATGCTGCGTGCCGCGGGCCTCACCGAGGTGCGCAGCCGTACCTTCCTGGTCGAACACCCCGCCCCGCTCGCCGAGGGGCCGCGGCAGTGGCTGCGCGGCAACCTGGAGCGCAGCCGGCAGACCCTCGGCGACCAGCTGGACGCCGAGGACCTGGCGACCCTGGACCGCCTGCTCGACCCCGCCGACCCGGCCGGCATCGACCAGCGGGCCGACGCCTACCTGCTGCTCGCGAAGACCGTCCACTTCGGCCGGCGCACCGGAGCCTGA
- a CDS encoding helix-turn-helix domain-containing protein, producing the protein MEDVLAAVGPRLKRIRLQRDCTLAALSQTTGISVSTLSRLETGQRKPTLELLLPIAQAHQVPLDELVGAPPVGDPRVRLKPVKHGDTTVLPLSQHPGGLQAFKMIINTDRNAPELRTHEGYEWLYVLGGTLRLVLAEHDLLLRTGEAAEFDTRVPHWFGSTGDGPVEVLSLFGPQGERMHVRARPRGK; encoded by the coding sequence ATGGAAGACGTCCTCGCCGCCGTCGGGCCACGGCTCAAGCGCATCCGCCTCCAGCGGGACTGCACACTGGCCGCGCTCTCGCAGACCACCGGGATCTCGGTCAGCACCCTGTCCCGGCTGGAGACCGGGCAGCGCAAACCCACCCTGGAGCTGCTGCTGCCGATCGCCCAGGCCCACCAGGTCCCGCTGGACGAGCTGGTCGGCGCTCCGCCGGTGGGCGACCCCCGGGTGCGGCTCAAGCCGGTCAAGCACGGGGACACCACCGTGCTGCCGCTGAGCCAGCACCCGGGCGGGCTGCAGGCCTTCAAGATGATCATCAACACCGACCGCAACGCCCCCGAGCTGCGGACCCACGAGGGCTACGAGTGGCTCTACGTGCTCGGCGGCACGCTGCGCCTGGTGCTGGCGGAGCACGATCTGCTGCTCAGGACCGGCGAGGCGGCCGAGTTCGACACCCGGGTCCCGCACTGGTTCGGCAGCACGGGCGACGGGCCGGTGGAGGTGCTCAGCCTGTTCGGCCCGCAGGGCGAGCGGATGCACGTCCGCGCCCGGCCGCGCGGCAAGTGA
- a CDS encoding oxygenase MpaB family protein, which yields MTTVPPFQPAALAAPFEALRARLLAEVNATVHGQDLHLERYEGPPGDPGLFGPASMTWRVHGHPAGMLTGGFAALLLQSLHPLAMAAVDAHSDFRADPAGRLNRTARFVTTTTFGSTAAAEQAIAAVRRIHPRIRGTAPDGRPYRADDPELLTWVHTAEVRCFLAGYQALAATPLTPAQCDAYYADAALVAERLGAVGVPGSRAEVARYFAAVRPQLRATPAALDCLRFLRGFGRSPRERAATRLVMNGAVGLLPGWARAELGVRRPAVVRLGVDRPIARGISRTLVWVCGPSEIQRAVRRRVGVAA from the coding sequence ATGACGACCGTGCCGCCGTTCCAACCGGCCGCGCTCGCGGCGCCGTTCGAGGCGCTGCGGGCGCGGCTGCTGGCCGAGGTGAACGCGACGGTGCACGGCCAGGACCTGCACCTGGAGCGGTACGAGGGACCGCCCGGGGACCCGGGTCTGTTCGGCCCCGCGAGCATGACCTGGCGGGTGCACGGGCACCCGGCGGGGATGCTCACCGGCGGGTTCGCCGCGCTGCTGCTCCAGTCGCTGCACCCGCTGGCGATGGCCGCCGTGGACGCGCACTCCGATTTCCGGGCGGACCCGGCCGGCCGGCTCAACCGGACGGCGCGGTTCGTCACCACCACGACCTTCGGCTCGACGGCCGCCGCCGAGCAGGCGATCGCGGCGGTGCGCCGGATCCACCCCCGGATCCGCGGCACCGCGCCGGACGGCCGGCCCTACCGCGCGGACGATCCCGAGCTGCTCACCTGGGTGCACACCGCCGAGGTGCGCTGCTTCCTGGCCGGCTACCAGGCGCTCGCCGCCACCCCCCTGACGCCCGCCCAGTGCGACGCCTACTACGCGGACGCCGCGCTGGTGGCCGAGCGGCTGGGCGCGGTCGGGGTGCCGGGTTCGCGGGCAGAGGTGGCGCGGTACTTCGCCGCCGTCCGTCCGCAGCTGCGGGCCACTCCCGCGGCGCTGGACTGCCTGCGGTTCCTGCGCGGGTTCGGGCGCAGCCCGCGCGAGCGGGCCGCCACCAGGCTGGTGATGAACGGGGCGGTCGGCCTGCTGCCCGGGTGGGCCAGGGCGGAGCTGGGGGTGCGCCGGCCGGCGGTGGTGCGGCTGGGGGTGGACCGGCCGATCGCGCGGGGGATCAGCCGGACGCTGGTGTGGGTCTGCGGGCCGTCCGAGATCCAGCGCGCGGTGCGGCGACGGGTGGGCGTGGCGGCGTAG
- the tuf gene encoding elongation factor Tu, whose amino-acid sequence MAKQAFVRTKPHLNIGTMGHVDHGKTTLTAAITKVLAERGGSTFVPFDRIDRAPEEAARGITINISHVEYETATRHYAHVDMPGHADFVKNMITGAAQLDGAILVVSAQDGVMPQTAEHVLLARQVGVEHVVVALNKADAGDPELLELVELEVRELLSAHGYDGAGLPVVRVSGLRALEGDPFWSVALLELLDAVDTYVPTPVRYTEAPFLLPVENVLTITGRGTVVTGAVERGRVRLGDRVEVLGYGSELVSTVTGVETFGRTMESAEAGDNVALLLRGVQRGQVRRGQVVVAVGGASVHTRFTARVHLLSTAEGGRRTPISSGYRPQFYLRTGDVVGDVELPEGHGPVQPGETVELTVTLGQPVPVEPGLGFAVREGGRTVAAGAVLTVLD is encoded by the coding sequence ATGGCCAAGCAGGCCTTCGTGCGCACCAAGCCGCACCTCAACATCGGCACCATGGGTCACGTCGACCACGGCAAGACCACCCTCACCGCCGCCATCACCAAGGTCCTCGCCGAGCGCGGCGGTAGCACCTTCGTGCCGTTCGACCGGATCGACCGCGCCCCGGAGGAGGCCGCCCGCGGCATCACCATCAACATCTCGCACGTGGAGTACGAGACGGCGACCCGGCACTACGCCCACGTGGACATGCCCGGACACGCCGACTTCGTGAAGAACATGATCACCGGCGCCGCCCAGCTGGACGGCGCGATCCTGGTCGTCTCGGCGCAGGACGGCGTGATGCCGCAGACCGCCGAGCACGTGCTGCTGGCCCGTCAGGTCGGCGTGGAGCACGTCGTCGTCGCGCTGAACAAGGCCGACGCCGGCGACCCCGAGCTGCTCGAACTGGTCGAGCTGGAGGTCCGCGAGCTGCTGAGCGCCCACGGCTACGACGGCGCCGGGCTGCCGGTGGTGCGGGTCTCCGGACTGCGCGCGCTGGAGGGCGACCCGTTCTGGTCGGTGGCGCTGCTGGAGCTGCTGGACGCGGTGGACACCTACGTCCCCACCCCGGTGCGCTACACCGAGGCGCCGTTCCTGCTGCCGGTGGAGAACGTGCTCACCATCACCGGGCGCGGCACCGTGGTCACCGGCGCCGTCGAGCGCGGCCGGGTCCGGCTGGGCGACCGGGTGGAGGTGCTCGGCTACGGCTCGGAGCTGGTCTCCACCGTCACCGGCGTGGAGACCTTCGGGCGCACGATGGAGTCCGCCGAGGCGGGCGACAACGTCGCGCTGCTGCTGCGCGGGGTGCAGCGTGGGCAGGTCCGCCGCGGCCAAGTGGTGGTGGCGGTGGGCGGCGCCTCGGTGCACACCCGGTTCACCGCCCGCGTGCACCTGCTCTCCACCGCCGAGGGCGGTCGCCGCACCCCGATCAGCAGCGGCTACCGGCCGCAGTTCTACCTGCGCACCGGTGACGTGGTCGGCGACGTCGAGCTGCCCGAGGGCCACGGCCCGGTGCAGCCGGGGGAGACCGTCGAGCTGACGGTGACCCTCGGCCAGCCGGTCCCGGTCGAGCCCGGCCTCGGCTTCGCGGTCCGCGAGGGCGGGCGGACGGTGGCCGCGGGGGCGGTGCTGACCGTGCTCGACTAG
- a CDS encoding LysR family transcriptional regulator yields MELRQLEYLVTVAEERNFTRAAERLHVAQPGVSAQIRKLERELGEELLDRSGREVRPTAVGEAVLPYARAALAAVAGARSAVDELAGLVRGHLSVGTVTSHNVDLPGLLASFHQAHPEVEITLMEANTDQLLAGLRTGRLDAAIVSLGSETPPDLECLVVDDQPLVAAVSHDHELAVHPVISLDTLRGRPLISLPRGTGLRTRLDEACAAAGFAPKIAFEASYPEVLAQLAARGLGAAILPGAFAEARAEQLRVIAIDRPALRGRLVFAWRSGGPDSPAGRALVARARRELGLR; encoded by the coding sequence ATGGAACTGCGCCAGCTGGAGTACCTCGTCACGGTGGCCGAAGAGCGGAACTTCACCAGGGCCGCCGAGCGGCTGCACGTGGCGCAGCCCGGGGTCAGCGCGCAGATCCGCAAGCTGGAGCGCGAGTTGGGCGAGGAGCTGCTGGACCGCTCCGGGCGCGAGGTGCGGCCGACCGCGGTGGGCGAGGCCGTGCTGCCCTACGCCCGGGCGGCGCTCGCGGCCGTGGCCGGTGCCCGCTCGGCCGTCGACGAGCTGGCCGGGCTGGTCCGCGGCCACCTCTCGGTCGGCACCGTGACCTCGCACAACGTCGACCTGCCCGGCCTGCTGGCGAGCTTCCACCAGGCGCACCCGGAGGTCGAGATCACCCTGATGGAGGCCAACACCGACCAGCTGCTCGCGGGCCTGCGGACCGGGCGGCTGGACGCGGCGATCGTCAGCCTGGGCAGCGAGACGCCGCCGGACCTGGAGTGCCTGGTGGTGGACGACCAGCCCCTGGTGGCCGCCGTGAGCCACGACCACGAACTCGCCGTGCACCCCGTCATCTCGCTGGACACCCTGCGCGGCCGCCCGCTGATCAGCCTGCCGCGCGGCACCGGGCTGCGCACCCGGCTGGACGAGGCCTGTGCCGCCGCCGGCTTCGCCCCGAAGATCGCCTTCGAGGCCAGCTACCCCGAGGTGCTCGCCCAGCTCGCCGCCCGCGGCCTGGGCGCGGCGATCCTGCCCGGTGCCTTCGCCGAGGCACGCGCGGAGCAGCTGCGGGTGATCGCCATCGACCGCCCGGCGCTGCGCGGGCGCCTGGTCTTCGCCTGGCGCTCGGGCGGGCCCGACAGCCCGGCGGGGCGCGCCCTGGTCGCCCGCGCCCGGCGGGAGCTGGGGCTGCGCTGA